The following proteins are co-located in the Solanum pennellii chromosome 8, SPENNV200 genome:
- the LOC107026648 gene encoding Golgi to ER traffic protein 4 homolog — translation MSQERAKRATLPPAQENIEKLEKVVKQGNYYGAQQMFKSISARYVSAERYSEALDILKCGACLQLENGQVTCGSELALLFVETLVKGKVSYNEETLDHVRKIYEKFPRPSVPQNLDLTDDDDDEMQKLSEAIAAAKTRVDCCSSFLKASIKWSAEFGALRYGSPELHEMLADYIYSQSPEVDMVKVSFHFVRGRNLKKFASTIINFMGKCYPGEDDLAIARAILMYLSLGNLRDANKLMDEVEKEMQSKHLDFPRSELMEFVNYLLLTLQRDALPLFNMLRQNYKTSIDRDPLFNELLDEVAKKFYGVQRKSPLQGVFGDIFKMMGGE, via the exons ATGTCTCAAGAGAGAGCCAAACGTGCGACACTGCCTCCAGCTCAAGAG AATATTGAGAAGTTGGAAAAGGTTGTAAAACAGGGAAATTACTATGGAGCTCAACAGATGTTTAAGTCTATAAGTGCAAG ATATGTGTCTGCTGAGAGGTACTCTGAAGCTTTGGATATTCTTAAGTGTGGTGCTTGCTTACAATTGGAGAATGGACAG GTTACCTGTGGGTCAGAGCTTGCTTTGTTGTTTGTTGAAACTCTTGTAAAAGGAAAAGTTTCTTATAATGAAGAAACTCTTG ACCATGTCAGGAAAATCTATGAGAAATTTCCTCGACCTTCGGTGCCACAAAATTTGGACCTCAcagatgacgatgatgatgagaTGCAAAAACTTTCAGAAGCCATCGCAGCAGCCAAAACCCGAGTAGATTGCTGTTCTTCTTTCTTAAAAGCTTCTATCAA GTGGTCAGCAGAATTTGGTGCACTTAGGTATGGATCTCCAGAGCTGCATGAGATGCTGGCAGATTATATATATTCTCAATCTCCTGAAGTG GACATGGTAAAAGTATCTTTTCATTTTGTTAGAGGAAGGAATCTCAAGAAATTTGCTTCGACTATCATCAATTTTATGGGCAAG TGCTATCCAGGAGAGGATGATTTGGCTATTGCCCGGGCTATTTTGAT GTACTTGTCTCTGGGAAATCTAAGAGATGCTAACAAGCTCATGGATGAGGTGGAAAAGGAAATGCAGTCGAAGCATCTTGACTTTCCTCGGTCAGAATTAATGGAGTTTGTCAACTACCTTTTGCTGAC GTTGCAGAGAGATGCTTTACCTCTCTTTAATATGTTGAGACAGAACTACAAGACTAGCATAGATAGAGATCCTCTATTTAATGAG TTGCTAGATGAAGTTGCAAAGAAGTTCTATGGCGTACAGCGTAAAAGTCCTCTTCAAGGCGTGTTTggtgatatcttcaag ATGATGGGAGGCGAATAG